A part of Melittangium boletus DSM 14713 genomic DNA contains:
- a CDS encoding MBL fold metallo-hydrolase, with amino-acid sequence MNTPRHLVGLLALALGTSGCFSAPTWKGTPSDHFNGERFVNREPRPRTMSFLDWMAHRKPGAWKGRPDAPFGPRPPERVGPGDLRVTFINHATVLLQLDGLNILTDPIYSERCSPVSFAGPRRMRPPGIRFEDLPPIDVVVISHNHYDHMDVATLLRLQERFPQVRVFAGLGNREFLEGEGLRHVTEVDWWQEFPLSAEVTLVSARTQHFSNRGLGDADGTLWTGYVFRGPHGRTYFAGDTASGSQFTEARERLGPMRLAVLPIGAYKPEAIMSPVHVSPREAVQASVDLGARYSVPMHYGTFRLADDGETDPLWDLAGALVERGDQAPEWWVLAFGEGRDVPPMTP; translated from the coding sequence ATGAACACGCCGCGTCATCTCGTTGGACTGCTGGCGCTCGCCCTGGGCACGAGTGGCTGCTTCTCCGCTCCCACCTGGAAGGGCACCCCGAGCGACCACTTCAATGGCGAGCGCTTCGTCAACCGCGAGCCCCGGCCGAGGACGATGAGCTTCCTCGACTGGATGGCCCATCGGAAACCGGGCGCGTGGAAGGGGCGGCCCGACGCCCCCTTCGGTCCGCGCCCCCCCGAGCGCGTGGGCCCGGGCGACCTGCGCGTGACGTTCATCAACCACGCCACGGTGCTGCTGCAACTGGATGGGCTCAACATCCTGACGGACCCCATCTACAGCGAGCGGTGCAGCCCGGTGTCCTTCGCGGGTCCCCGGCGGATGCGGCCACCGGGCATCCGCTTCGAGGACCTGCCGCCCATCGACGTGGTGGTCATCAGCCACAACCACTACGACCACATGGACGTGGCCACGCTGCTGCGGCTCCAGGAGCGCTTTCCCCAGGTGCGGGTGTTCGCCGGGCTGGGCAACCGCGAGTTCCTGGAGGGCGAGGGCCTGCGGCACGTCACCGAGGTGGACTGGTGGCAGGAGTTTCCGCTGAGCGCCGAGGTGACGCTGGTGAGCGCGCGCACGCAGCACTTCTCCAACCGGGGCCTGGGGGACGCCGACGGCACGCTGTGGACGGGCTACGTCTTCCGGGGGCCGCACGGGCGCACGTACTTCGCGGGAGACACGGCCTCGGGGAGCCAGTTCACGGAGGCGCGGGAGCGGCTGGGGCCGATGCGGCTCGCGGTACTACCCATCGGGGCGTACAAACCCGAGGCCATCATGTCCCCGGTGCACGTGTCCCCACGCGAGGCGGTACAGGCGAGCGTGGACCTGGGAGCGCGCTACAGCGTCCCCATGCACTACGGGACGTTCCGGCTGGCGGACGATGGCGAGACGGATCCGTTGTGGGACCTGGCGGGGGCGCTGGTGGAGCGGGGAGACCAGGCCCCCGAGTGGTGGGTGCTGGCGTTCGGCGAGGGCCGGGACGTGCCACCCATGACCCCTTGA
- the tnpC gene encoding IS66 family transposase, which yields MVEVDARDARIAQLEKRLEAALERIAQLEEENERLREENRWLKERLGLNSSNSSKPPSSDAPGTPRQSKRPTGRRPGGQPGHKKHERALLPPEDVQHVVELVPRECRGCKGRLNGQDTAPRRHQVVEVPPLSAIVTEYRCHALQCPGCGVVTRGEVPVHARSVFGDRLTALASLLVGKYRLSKRLVKDALSDMLGVELSVGSVSNLEGEMSEALAPPTAEALAYVQTSEAVNADETGFAQGREGGRAGRAWLWVVATALVVVFHIARSRGGKVARQLLGADFAGFLTTDRWSAYAWVDAGLRQLCWAHLTRDFQGFIDRGGRGGRIGRELMRERNRFFKWYHRVRDGTLSRERFEERMRGVERRVGQLLREAALRAEKKTAGMAREILQWEKCLWTFVDVPGLEPTNNFGERCIRHAVMYRKTSFGTQSEEGSRFVERIFTATTTLKLQGRDVLAFLTETLAAHRRGLRGPSLLPSAPEPQLALTA from the coding sequence ATGGTGGAGGTGGATGCCCGAGACGCACGGATAGCGCAGCTGGAGAAACGGCTGGAGGCAGCGCTGGAGCGTATCGCGCAGTTGGAGGAGGAGAATGAAAGGCTGCGCGAGGAGAATCGATGGCTCAAGGAACGGCTGGGGCTCAACTCGAGCAACTCCTCCAAGCCGCCCTCCTCGGATGCCCCAGGCACTCCGCGCCAGAGCAAGAGGCCCACGGGCCGCCGTCCCGGAGGCCAGCCTGGGCACAAGAAGCATGAGCGCGCGCTGCTGCCGCCCGAGGACGTGCAGCACGTCGTGGAGTTGGTGCCCAGGGAGTGCCGGGGTTGCAAGGGGCGACTGAATGGGCAGGACACCGCGCCCCGGCGTCACCAGGTGGTGGAAGTGCCGCCCCTGTCGGCCATTGTCACCGAGTACCGCTGCCATGCACTGCAATGCCCTGGTTGTGGGGTGGTGACGCGCGGGGAAGTGCCCGTGCACGCGCGCAGCGTCTTTGGTGACCGGCTCACAGCGCTCGCCTCGTTGCTGGTGGGCAAGTACCGCTTGTCCAAGCGACTGGTGAAGGACGCTTTGTCAGACATGTTGGGCGTCGAGTTGTCGGTGGGCAGCGTCAGCAACCTGGAGGGCGAGATGTCGGAGGCACTCGCGCCACCGACGGCCGAAGCCCTCGCCTACGTGCAGACCTCGGAGGCGGTCAACGCCGACGAGACGGGGTTTGCACAGGGACGAGAGGGCGGCCGGGCCGGCCGCGCCTGGCTGTGGGTGGTGGCCACTGCGCTGGTAGTGGTGTTCCACATCGCCAGAAGCCGCGGCGGCAAGGTCGCCCGCCAGTTGCTCGGCGCGGACTTCGCGGGCTTCCTCACCACCGACAGGTGGAGCGCCTACGCGTGGGTGGATGCAGGGCTGCGGCAGCTGTGCTGGGCACACCTCACACGCGACTTCCAGGGTTTCATCGACAGGGGCGGCCGGGGTGGGCGGATAGGCAGAGAGCTCATGCGCGAGCGCAACCGCTTCTTCAAGTGGTACCACCGCGTGCGTGACGGCACCCTGTCACGCGAGCGTTTCGAAGAGCGCATGCGCGGCGTGGAACGCAGAGTCGGCCAACTGCTGCGCGAGGCGGCACTGCGGGCAGAGAAGAAGACGGCCGGCATGGCCCGGGAAATCCTCCAGTGGGAGAAGTGCCTCTGGACGTTTGTCGATGTGCCGGGCCTCGAGCCCACCAACAATTTCGGCGAGCGCTGCATCCGGCACGCCGTCATGTACAGGAAGACGTCCTTCGGCACGCAGAGCGAGGAGGGCAGCCGCTTCGTGGAGCGCATATTCACCGCCACCACCACCCTCAAGCTGCAGGGCCGTGACGTGCTCGCCTTCCTGACCGAGACCCTCGCCGCGCACCGCCGCGGCCTGCGCGGGCCTTCGCTCCTCCCCTCCGCGCCCGAACCTCAGCTCGCGCTCACCGCCTGA
- a CDS encoding DUF4126 family protein, producing the protein MNRSDMVTAAGMGAMAGMRALSAPMFLSQKLSEDGIEAKASRMETILASSTISRVLPLLALGEFVFDKIPGMPPRIARSGLIVRVISGAFVGAAVARHQKVSVLGLAVVGAAASLASSFALYAARQFVTERLHVPNIVAGFLEDALVASAGTRLTAAMG; encoded by the coding sequence ATGAATCGCAGCGACATGGTGACGGCCGCGGGAATGGGTGCGATGGCGGGGATGAGGGCGTTGAGTGCCCCGATGTTCCTGAGCCAGAAACTGTCCGAGGATGGCATCGAGGCGAAGGCGAGCCGCATGGAGACCATCCTCGCCTCGTCCACGATCTCCCGCGTCTTGCCGCTGCTCGCGCTGGGCGAATTCGTGTTCGACAAGATTCCGGGGATGCCCCCGCGCATCGCCCGATCGGGCCTCATCGTGCGCGTCATCTCCGGGGCCTTCGTGGGTGCGGCCGTGGCTCGGCACCAGAAGGTCTCCGTGCTGGGTCTGGCCGTGGTGGGAGCGGCGGCCTCGCTGGCGTCCTCGTTCGCGCTCTACGCGGCCCGCCAGTTCGTCACGGAGCGGTTGCACGTTCCCAACATCGTCGCCGGTTTCCTGGAGGACGCACTCGTCGCATCGGCTGGCACCCGCCTGACCGCGGCGATGGGCTGA
- a CDS encoding ABC transporter permease, with amino-acid sequence MKTLFSTVFRKELRDHLRDRRSVASAVGFTLMGPLLFGMMFTVMASWFREDKPLELPVVGRAHAPSLVAFLERSGAKLSEPPEDYEALIQAGKLDTVLIIPEDYGKDFAEGHTAAVHLVMDNSRNQARKTIQRVRQLLGAYSGMLGSQRLLARGVAPELAAPIQVEEVDLSTPERLAASLLTIIPIFLVFAAFSGGMNVAIDAMAGERERGSLESLLLNPVRREALVMGKWMTAVVFAAAATTVCLLGFVAVMTRVPLQDLGVKVRLDALAVLGLWAGVIPLALMASAVQMLLSTFARSFKEAQTYIQVLMLLPMLPGMVLVLSPVQSKTWMFAVPVLGQEMIVQEVMRGEALGALPFVLSLASCGALALVFLAWTARLLADERIIFGRS; translated from the coding sequence GTGAAGACGCTCTTCTCCACGGTGTTCCGCAAGGAGTTGAGGGATCACCTGCGTGACCGGCGCTCGGTGGCGAGCGCGGTGGGCTTCACGCTGATGGGCCCGCTCCTCTTCGGGATGATGTTCACGGTGATGGCGTCCTGGTTCCGCGAGGACAAACCGCTGGAATTGCCGGTGGTGGGCCGCGCGCACGCGCCGAGCCTCGTGGCCTTCCTGGAGCGCTCGGGGGCGAAGCTGTCCGAGCCGCCCGAGGACTACGAAGCGCTCATCCAGGCGGGCAAGCTGGACACGGTGCTCATCATCCCCGAGGACTACGGCAAGGACTTCGCCGAGGGCCACACGGCGGCGGTGCACCTGGTGATGGACAACTCGCGCAACCAGGCGCGCAAGACGATCCAACGGGTGCGGCAGCTGCTCGGGGCGTACTCGGGAATGCTGGGTTCCCAGCGGCTCTTGGCGCGCGGGGTGGCGCCGGAGCTGGCCGCGCCTATTCAAGTGGAGGAGGTGGACCTGTCCACGCCCGAGCGGCTGGCGGCGAGCCTGCTCACCATCATTCCCATCTTCCTGGTGTTCGCGGCGTTCTCGGGAGGGATGAACGTGGCCATCGACGCCATGGCGGGCGAGCGCGAGCGCGGCTCGCTGGAGTCGCTGTTGCTCAACCCCGTGCGGCGCGAGGCCTTGGTGATGGGCAAGTGGATGACGGCGGTGGTGTTCGCGGCGGCGGCGACCACGGTGTGCCTGCTCGGCTTCGTGGCGGTGATGACGCGGGTGCCGTTGCAGGACCTGGGAGTGAAGGTGCGGCTGGACGCGCTGGCGGTGCTGGGCCTGTGGGCGGGCGTGATTCCGCTCGCGCTGATGGCCTCGGCGGTGCAGATGCTCTTGTCCACCTTCGCGCGCTCCTTCAAGGAGGCGCAGACGTACATCCAGGTGCTGATGCTCCTGCCCATGCTGCCGGGCATGGTGCTGGTGCTCTCGCCCGTGCAGAGCAAGACCTGGATGTTCGCGGTGCCGGTGCTGGGCCAGGAGATGATCGTGCAGGAGGTGATGCGCGGCGAGGCCCTGGGAGCGCTGCCCTTCGTGCTGAGCCTCGCGAGCTGTGGTGCGCTCGCGCTCGTGTTCCTCGCGTGGACGGCGCGCCTGCTCGCGGACGAGCGCATCATCTTCGGCCGCTCGTGA
- a CDS encoding ATP-binding cassette domain-containing protein, which yields MIDVTNLHKRFGQVTAVEDVTFRAEDGVVTGLLGPNGAGKTTTLRMLYTLIRPDKGSARVDGLDVAERPLEVRQAIGVLPDARGLYPRLTAREHVRYAGELHGLSGAALDQRIGELVELLDMKDIADRRTEGFSQGERMKVALARALVHGPRNVLLDEPTNGLDVMSTRAVRTLIQRLREQGHCIVFSSHVMQEVAALCDRIVVVARGRVVADGTPDELRARTGRDSLEEAFVTVIGSEQGLMQ from the coding sequence ATGATCGACGTGACGAACCTGCACAAGCGCTTTGGCCAGGTGACGGCCGTGGAGGATGTCACCTTCCGTGCCGAGGACGGCGTGGTGACGGGACTGCTCGGGCCCAACGGCGCCGGCAAGACGACCACGCTGCGGATGCTCTACACGCTCATCCGCCCCGACAAGGGCAGCGCCCGGGTGGATGGGCTGGACGTGGCCGAGCGCCCCCTGGAAGTGCGCCAGGCCATTGGCGTGCTGCCGGACGCGCGCGGCCTCTATCCGCGTCTCACCGCGCGCGAGCACGTGCGCTACGCGGGCGAGCTGCACGGCCTGTCCGGCGCGGCGCTCGACCAGCGCATCGGCGAGCTGGTGGAGCTGCTGGACATGAAGGACATCGCGGACCGGCGGACCGAGGGCTTCAGTCAGGGCGAGCGCATGAAGGTGGCGCTGGCGCGGGCGCTGGTGCACGGGCCTCGCAACGTGCTCTTGGACGAGCCCACCAACGGCCTGGACGTGATGAGCACCCGCGCGGTGCGCACGCTCATCCAGCGGCTGCGCGAGCAGGGCCACTGCATCGTGTTCTCCAGCCACGTGATGCAGGAGGTGGCGGCGCTGTGCGATCGCATCGTGGTGGTGGCGCGGGGGAGGGTGGTTGCGGACGGCACCCCGGACGAGCTGCGCGCGCGCACGGGCAGGGACAGCCTCGAGGAGGCCTTCGTGACGGTCATCGGAAGTGAGCAGGGGTTGATGCAGTGA
- a CDS encoding alpha/beta hydrolase, translating into MSTLKPYEFRWWPALLCVLLWLPACKRSSEPEPVRTLPLTPCRLEGVGRQALCGTLEVWEDRVARQGRKVPLKVVVVPALASSPQPDPLVLLAGGPGQGAAKLARQVMPLLERIQRQRDLVFVDQRGTGDSRPLTCETVSPDAPLSVQFDDTFPEQAFRDCLAGYDADVRLYTTPIAMDDLDEVRQALGYQTLNLWGVSYGTRAALVYLRQHPEHVRTVILDGVAPMSLLLPLYVGRDSQRSMDLLFASCEEDVVCTKRYPGLRGRFQELLERLRREPLKTRVDHPLSGASEDVTLTHAGVTAALRGLLYAPEAAAMVPLILDRATQGDWRPFVAIHTNMMGGYDNNMAQGMFLSVVCTEDAPLISDEAITRESQNTWLGERALRDMLRPCEFWPRGTVPEGYREPVKSDVPVLLLSGELDPVTPPSWAEDAKKTLSHSLHVVLPGVGHGTSSIGCARSLMADFVQRGTLEGLESKCGQGLVRPPFFTSFAGPVP; encoded by the coding sequence TTGAGCACCTTGAAACCGTACGAATTCCGGTGGTGGCCCGCGCTGCTGTGCGTCCTACTATGGCTGCCCGCGTGCAAGCGAAGCTCGGAGCCCGAGCCCGTGCGCACCCTGCCGCTCACCCCGTGCCGGTTGGAAGGTGTGGGGCGCCAGGCGCTGTGTGGCACCCTGGAGGTGTGGGAGGACCGGGTGGCCAGGCAGGGGCGCAAGGTGCCCCTGAAGGTCGTCGTGGTGCCCGCGCTCGCCTCCTCGCCTCAGCCAGACCCGCTGGTGCTCCTGGCCGGAGGGCCCGGACAGGGCGCGGCGAAGCTGGCCCGGCAGGTGATGCCCCTGCTCGAGCGCATCCAACGCCAGCGCGACCTCGTCTTCGTGGATCAGCGGGGCACCGGCGACTCCAGGCCGCTCACCTGCGAGACCGTGTCCCCGGATGCGCCGCTCTCCGTGCAGTTCGACGACACCTTCCCGGAACAGGCGTTCCGCGACTGCCTCGCGGGCTACGACGCGGACGTGCGGCTGTACACCACGCCCATCGCCATGGACGACCTGGACGAGGTGCGCCAGGCGCTCGGCTACCAGACGCTCAACCTGTGGGGCGTGTCCTACGGCACGCGTGCCGCGCTGGTGTACCTGCGCCAGCACCCGGAGCACGTGCGCACCGTCATCCTCGACGGCGTGGCGCCCATGTCCCTCCTGCTCCCCCTGTACGTGGGGCGGGACAGCCAGCGCTCGATGGACCTGCTCTTCGCGAGTTGTGAAGAGGACGTGGTGTGCACGAAGCGCTACCCGGGCCTGCGTGGCCGCTTCCAGGAACTGCTCGAGCGGTTGCGGCGCGAGCCCCTGAAGACCCGGGTGGACCATCCGCTCTCCGGCGCCTCCGAGGACGTGACACTCACCCACGCGGGGGTCACCGCGGCGCTGCGGGGATTGCTCTACGCCCCCGAGGCGGCGGCGATGGTGCCACTCATCCTCGATCGGGCCACCCAGGGGGATTGGCGGCCCTTCGTCGCCATCCACACGAACATGATGGGGGGCTACGACAACAACATGGCCCAGGGCATGTTCCTGTCCGTCGTGTGCACCGAGGACGCGCCCCTCATCTCCGACGAGGCCATCACCCGCGAGAGCCAGAACACCTGGTTGGGCGAGCGCGCCCTGCGCGACATGCTCCGGCCGTGCGAGTTCTGGCCGCGCGGCACCGTGCCCGAGGGCTACCGCGAGCCGGTGAAGTCGGACGTGCCCGTGCTGCTCTTGTCCGGGGAGTTGGATCCCGTGACGCCGCCCTCGTGGGCCGAGGACGCGAAGAAGACCCTGAGCCACAGCCTGCACGTGGTGCTGCCGGGGGTGGGCCACGGCACCAGCTCCATCGGGTGCGCGCGGTCGTTGATGGCGGACTTCGTGCAGCGCGGGACCTTGGAGGGGCTCGAGTCCAAGTGTGGCCAGGGCCTCGTGCGTCCTCCCTTCTTCACCTCCTTCGCGGGGCCGGTGCCATGA
- a CDS encoding LEA type 2 family protein: MIMKTNRSRLLLAATCLLLLSGCAALQSLFKQAFKKPRFTFKTARLSQASLSDATVDLVYQLDNPNPLGLSLASVNYAFFVEDKQVVAGTPPKGLNIAAKGKSDLVFPANVRFADLVPVVSTFLNKDAARYKAQGSIGVKTPIGVINFPLSHEGTFEVPKIPQVQFNAPRVSNVTLQGATVEFPLVVKNRNSFALPVAGITGAMKIAGANVGNLSTGNLGLLEPGATREIKLPLNINFASALSAANALRSGGNAQVKMDGQLTSGTQKLPLDISQLLNFQR, from the coding sequence ATGATCATGAAGACGAACCGCTCGCGTCTCCTCCTCGCCGCCACCTGTCTGCTCCTGCTCTCCGGCTGCGCCGCGCTGCAGAGCCTCTTCAAGCAGGCCTTCAAGAAGCCCCGCTTCACCTTCAAGACGGCGCGCCTGTCCCAGGCCTCGCTCTCCGACGCCACCGTCGACCTCGTCTACCAGCTCGACAACCCCAACCCCCTCGGGCTGAGCCTCGCCTCGGTGAACTACGCCTTCTTCGTCGAGGACAAGCAGGTGGTGGCCGGCACGCCGCCCAAGGGGCTCAACATCGCCGCCAAGGGCAAGTCGGACCTCGTCTTCCCCGCCAACGTGCGCTTCGCGGACCTGGTGCCCGTGGTGTCCACGTTCCTCAACAAGGACGCCGCCCGCTACAAGGCCCAGGGTTCCATCGGCGTGAAGACACCGATCGGCGTCATCAACTTCCCTCTCTCGCACGAGGGCACCTTCGAGGTTCCCAAGATTCCCCAGGTGCAGTTCAACGCCCCCCGCGTCTCCAATGTCACCTTGCAGGGCGCCACGGTGGAGTTCCCCCTCGTGGTGAAGAACCGCAACAGCTTCGCGCTGCCGGTGGCGGGCATCACCGGCGCCATGAAGATCGCCGGCGCCAACGTGGGCAACCTCTCCACGGGCAACCTCGGCCTGCTGGAGCCCGGCGCCACGCGGGAAATCAAACTGCCGCTGAACATCAACTTCGCCAGCGCCCTGTCCGCGGCGAACGCCCTGCGCTCCGGCGGCAATGCCCAGGTGAAGATGGACGGCCAGCTCACGTCGGGGACCCAGAAACTGCCACTGGATATCTCTCAACTCCTGAATTTCCAGCGCTGA
- the panD gene encoding aspartate 1-decarboxylase encodes MRRILFKSKIHRATVTQADLDYEGSVTIDQNLLRAADILPFEKVAVWNVTQGTRLETYALEGEAGSGVICINGAAAHLNKPGDLVIIATFAEVEEQEARHWKPTVVFVDAANRIVPGIQEEIPGPARRIA; translated from the coding sequence ATGCGCCGAATCCTCTTCAAGTCCAAGATCCACCGCGCGACCGTCACCCAGGCCGACCTGGATTACGAAGGCTCGGTCACCATCGATCAGAACCTGCTGCGCGCCGCCGACATCCTCCCCTTCGAGAAGGTGGCGGTGTGGAACGTGACGCAGGGCACCCGCCTGGAGACGTACGCCCTGGAAGGCGAGGCGGGCAGCGGCGTCATCTGCATCAACGGCGCGGCGGCGCACCTGAACAAGCCCGGTGACCTGGTCATCATCGCCACGTTCGCCGAGGTGGAGGAGCAGGAGGCGCGCCACTGGAAGCCCACGGTGGTGTTCGTGGACGCCGCCAACCGCATCGTGCCCGGCATCCAGGAAGAGATTCCGGGCCCGGCGCGGCGCATCGCCTGA
- a CDS encoding EcsC family protein yields the protein MAFYDPITDTVKKLTPAELKKLADTKLTDLVQQEVPRSRKRVLEIEQNYPSAKIRERAQRLIDEKKHVASMTGGVFGALGLVGLPMDLTVMAWLQLTLLVDLATLYKVNLKSARASNELLDLYGYTTGVGPMQRSGPRVLGKVAEVLLKKGGMQTLGRAMPLVASPVTAYLNNKHIQKVGEHAVRFYEGFDKAHAKTRAASSKTG from the coding sequence ATGGCGTTCTACGATCCCATCACCGACACGGTGAAGAAGCTCACCCCGGCGGAACTCAAGAAGCTGGCGGACACGAAGCTGACGGACCTGGTGCAGCAGGAGGTGCCGCGCTCGCGCAAGCGGGTGTTGGAGATCGAGCAGAACTACCCCTCGGCGAAGATCCGCGAGCGGGCCCAGCGGCTCATCGACGAGAAGAAGCACGTGGCGAGCATGACGGGCGGCGTCTTCGGCGCGCTGGGGCTCGTGGGCCTGCCCATGGATCTCACGGTGATGGCCTGGCTGCAGCTCACCCTGCTCGTGGACCTGGCCACGCTCTACAAGGTGAACCTCAAGAGTGCCCGGGCGAGCAACGAACTGCTCGACCTGTACGGGTACACGACGGGGGTGGGACCCATGCAGCGCTCGGGGCCCCGGGTGCTCGGCAAGGTGGCCGAGGTGCTGCTCAAGAAGGGGGGCATGCAGACGCTGGGGCGGGCGATGCCGCTCGTGGCGAGTCCCGTGACGGCCTACCTGAACAACAAGCACATCCAGAAGGTGGGCGAGCACGCGGTGCGCTTCTACGAGGGCTTCGACAAGGCGCACGCCAAGACGCGCGCCGCCTCGAGCAAGACGGGCTGA
- a CDS encoding GGDEF domain-containing protein: MSERAPQVCPRTGAYLRPHFEALLVQGVSDAHQARMPLTLLWLDLDETQEGNDTHGREAMDMALSALVDELAAELDGRGPIGRVEGDAFAASLYAVTGDMGARLAERVRRRFAARRFDSEEGRFQCTVSVGVATLRPHEPYGNLMDAAEAACLQAKQAGRDRVVAR; this comes from the coding sequence ATGAGCGAGCGTGCCCCCCAGGTGTGTCCCCGGACGGGCGCGTACCTGCGCCCGCACTTCGAGGCCCTGCTGGTCCAGGGCGTCTCGGACGCGCACCAGGCCCGGATGCCGCTCACGCTCCTGTGGTTGGACCTGGACGAGACCCAGGAGGGCAACGACACACACGGCCGCGAGGCCATGGACATGGCCCTGAGCGCGTTGGTGGACGAGCTCGCCGCGGAGCTGGACGGGCGCGGGCCCATTGGACGCGTGGAGGGGGACGCCTTCGCGGCGAGCCTCTACGCGGTGACCGGAGACATGGGCGCGCGGCTCGCCGAGCGGGTGCGGCGCCGGTTCGCGGCCCGGCGCTTCGACTCGGAGGAAGGGCGCTTCCAGTGCACGGTGTCGGTGGGCGTCGCGACGCTGCGCCCCCACGAGCCCTACGGCAACCTGATGGACGCGGCCGAGGCGGCGTGCCTCCAGGCGAAGCAGGCCGGGCGCGATCGGGTGGTGGCGAGGTAG
- a CDS encoding FHA domain-containing protein has protein sequence MFNITVGLIGDRNTQTGTLAAREIAIGRDPANDLVLDNGSVSRTHCRLVAIEGATIVLDENSKNGTWLNGKPVDHPCVVKFEDELVIGPYTLRVQSLVGQNTAGEKGWGVQINPGTESNTVSSREGTALSRGLSTLEQRRQELRWLMREPTAHPRVDELLKAALRDADLEVRMTGALAAARLRAREVLPLLQASDTPTLLQEVDEPRERRFLEQLWYGVIRYLQERRNPSDTVPGRDPLKPLWLLLVGNLPVTDAASLLLHALSTPLEAGPGPERLPPGVVEQDGQYYLGRSGLPLQWVAPVEHLLGAPPSRRVRSPGFFMARAPVDRPLARWMSQPQPGRVALDHEQVWLGSYKEALRLCAQLSQVEGANLRLPTADEWEMAARGTDGRRYPWGNMPQDNWEECPSPWGVDYLVGDVPEWTFDPESDAQLLRGGVEARTWVRHPVYPGEEEFAAALRPIIPCG, from the coding sequence GTGTTCAACATCACTGTCGGGCTCATCGGAGATCGCAACACCCAGACGGGAACCCTGGCGGCGAGGGAAATCGCCATCGGGAGGGATCCCGCGAACGATCTCGTTCTCGATAACGGGAGCGTCTCTCGCACCCACTGCCGCCTGGTCGCCATTGAAGGAGCCACCATCGTGTTGGACGAGAATTCGAAGAACGGAACCTGGCTCAACGGCAAGCCGGTGGACCACCCCTGCGTCGTCAAGTTCGAGGACGAGCTGGTCATCGGGCCCTACACCTTGAGGGTCCAGTCGCTCGTGGGTCAGAACACGGCCGGGGAGAAGGGGTGGGGGGTGCAGATCAACCCAGGCACGGAATCCAACACGGTGTCGTCGCGGGAGGGCACGGCCCTGTCGCGGGGCCTGTCGACGCTGGAGCAACGGCGCCAGGAGCTGCGCTGGCTCATGCGCGAGCCGACCGCCCACCCGCGCGTGGACGAGCTGTTGAAGGCGGCCCTGAGGGACGCGGACCTGGAAGTGCGCATGACGGGGGCCCTGGCGGCGGCGCGGCTGCGCGCGCGCGAGGTGCTGCCGCTCCTGCAAGCCTCGGACACCCCCACCCTGTTGCAGGAGGTGGACGAGCCGCGCGAGCGCCGTTTCCTGGAGCAGCTCTGGTACGGGGTCATTCGCTACCTCCAGGAGCGCCGTAACCCCAGCGACACGGTGCCCGGGAGGGATCCGCTCAAGCCGCTGTGGCTCCTGCTGGTGGGGAATCTGCCGGTGACGGACGCGGCGTCGCTGCTGCTGCACGCGCTCAGCACGCCGCTGGAGGCGGGTCCGGGCCCGGAGCGGTTGCCCCCCGGGGTGGTGGAGCAGGACGGGCAGTATTACCTGGGGCGCTCGGGGCTGCCGCTGCAGTGGGTGGCTCCCGTGGAGCACCTGCTGGGCGCGCCACCGAGCCGCCGGGTGCGCTCGCCGGGCTTCTTCATGGCCCGGGCCCCCGTGGATCGCCCCCTGGCCCGGTGGATGAGTCAACCGCAACCCGGGCGTGTCGCGCTTGACCATGAGCAGGTGTGGTTGGGTTCCTACAAGGAGGCCCTGCGCCTGTGTGCGCAACTCTCCCAGGTGGAGGGCGCGAACCTGCGTCTCCCCACCGCGGATGAGTGGGAGATGGCGGCACGCGGCACGGATGGGCGGCGCTATCCGTGGGGAAACATGCCCCAGGACAACTGGGAGGAGTGCCCCTCGCCGTGGGGGGTGGACTACCTGGTGGGGGACGTGCCCGAGTGGACGTTCGATCCCGAGAGCGACGCGCAGCTGCTGCGCGGCGGCGTGGAGGCCCGCACCTGGGTGCGCCACCCCGTCTACCCCGGCGAGGAGGAGTTCGCCGCGGCGCTCCGGCCCATCATCCCCTGCGGATGA